The Lytechinus pictus isolate F3 Inbred chromosome 17, Lp3.0, whole genome shotgun sequence genome contains a region encoding:
- the LOC129280517 gene encoding inactive pancreatic lipase-related protein 1-like: MNILRTTLGFLVVFLCTNIAWCQDATMPTQDTTTPTCYDGVGSYTFSVSFGTCHQRSPRSTAEICSSFTLISNETREKGGVDVSNLSNPPFDYSRDTKIIIPGFTNEFLDEKWDQLKEAFLDERNNVIMVNWSQAANLTNYAQARADARVVGFQVAHVISYIVNNTNATYDQMHLIGGGMGAHVAGYAGSTGQQMARITGLDPAGAEGNPVTFGLSGGPSRGQQCRLDITDAEYVDIIHTNAHSGLDGGYIGLPYQLGHQDFFVNSGTNQPGCNEHGEDEEVCNHGRALDYFIESVPLANYGSFPCEEKAHTLEELQDGAGVACNPENPCPEMGYRAEKIKGDGFAYLVETNAESPYTMPYPTIQHWTSTTGVSGSIE, encoded by the exons CTTGGTGCCAAGATGCGACCATGCCCACCCAAGATACGACCACGCCCACCTGCTACGACGGGGTTGGTTCTTATACATTCTCAGTCAGCTTCGGTACATGTCATCAACGCTCCCCGAGATCTACGGCAGAGATCTGTTCCAGCTTTACTCTCATATCAAATGAGACACGAGAAAAGGGTGGGGTTGATGTGAGCAATCTATCAAACCCACCATTCGATTATAGTCGAGATACCAAGATTATAATACCAGGGTTTACCAATGAATTCCTGGATGAGAAATGGGATCAACTTAAAGAGGCATTTCTTGATGAG AGAAACAATGTTATCATGGTGAATTGGAGTCAAGCAGCGAACCTAACCAACTACGCCCAAGCTCGTGCCGATGCTCGTGTTGTAGGTTTCCAAGTCGCACACGTCATCTCGTACATCGTAAATAACACCAATGCAACATACGATCAGATGCATCTCATCGGGGGCGGTATGGGCGCTCATGTAGCTGGTTATGCTGGGAGTACGGGGCAACAGATGGCCAGGATTACAg GTCTTGATCCAGCCGGTGCAGAGGGTAACCCAGTAACCTTTGGTCTATCTGGCGGACCGTCACGTGGTCAGCAATGTCGACTGGACATCACTGATGCAGAATATGTGGATATCATCCATACAAACGCCCATAGTGGACTGGACGGGGGTTATATCGGACTGCCTTATCAG CTGGGTCATCAAGATTTCTTCGTTAACAGTGGCACCAACCAGCCGGGATGCAATGAACATGGTGAAGATGAGGAAGTCTGCAACCACGGCCGAGCTCTGGACTACTTCATCGAGAGCGTTCCCTTGGCAAACTACGGGAGCTTCCCTTGTGAGGAGAAAGCACACACCCTTGAGGAACTCCAGGACGGTGCCGGAGTGGCATGTAACCCGGAGAACCCATGCCCAGAGATGGGATACAGAGCAGAGAAAATTAAAGGAGATGGGTTTGCTTATCTGGTGGAGACCAATGCTGAGTCTCCATATACTATGCCATACCCTACCATCCAGCACTGGACCAGTACCACCGGTGTATCCGGATCAATCGAATAA